The genomic interval ATATAGGCCGCGTGCGGGCCGCCATAGCCCATCGGCACGCCGAAACGCTGGGCGGAGCCGATCGCAATGTCAGCGCCGAGTTCGCCGGGCGAGGCGACCACCGTCAGCGCCAGCAGGTCGGCGGCAAGAATTGCCAGCGCGCCCTTGGCCTTCAGCGTCGCGATCGCGGCGCGCGGATCGCGCAAGGCGCCCGAGGATCCCGGATATTGCAGGAGGCCGCCGAGGACGTCCGCCTTCTCCAGATCGGTTGCGGGATCGCCGACGATCAGGGTCCAGCCGAGCGGCTCGGCGCGGGTGCGCAGCACGGCAAGTGTCTGCGGATGAACGTCCTTGTCGACGAAGAAGGCTTTTGCCTTCACCTGCGAGTGGCGCTCAGCGAGCGCCATCGCCTCTGCCGCCGCGGTGGCTTCATCGAGCAGCGAGGCATTGGCGACGTCGAGCCCGGTGAGGTCGCAGATCATGGTCTGGAAGTTGAACAGCGCCTCCAGCCGGCCCTGGCTGATCTCCGGCTGATACGGCGTATAGGCCGTATACCAGGCCGGGTTCTCAAGGATGTTGCGCTGGATCACCGCCGGCAAAATCGTGCCGGAATAGCCCTGGCCGATCAGCGAGGTGAAGACCTGGTTCTGGCTCGCAAGCTCTGCCATGTGCGCAATCGCCTCGGTCTCGCTCAGCGCCTTGCCGAGATCGAGCGGAGTAGCCTGCCGGATCGAGGCGGGCAGCGTTTCCGCCATCAGCGCATCGAGGCTTTTTGCGCCGACCGTTTCCAGCATCGCGGTCACGTCGCGCGAGGAGGGGCCGATATGGCGACGAACGAAGGAGGCGGCGGTATCGCCGTTGGATTTGCGTTGCGCGGTCATCGCTTGCTCCATCATCTCACGCCGTGTGCGCCTTGTAGGCGGCCTCATCCATGAGCCCGCCGAGCTCGCTCTTGTCTGCAATCTTGATCTTGAAGAACCAGGCCTTGTCGGCCGCATTCGAGTTCACCAGCGCCGGTTCATCGACCACCGCCTGGTTGACCTCGAGCACTTCGCCGGTAACAGGCGCGTAGACGTCGGAAGCGGCCTTGACCGATTCCACGACGGCAGCAGCTTCGGCCTTCTTCAGCGCGCGCCCGACCTTGGGCAGCTCGACGAACACGACGTCACCGAGCTGCGATTGCGCATAATCGGTGATGCCGACGGTCGCGACGTCGTCGTCGATAGCAAGCCATTCGTGGTCGGAGGTGTACAGCGTCGTGGTCATCGTCATTCCTCAGCGTTTGTAGGTGTTCTTCACGAATGGCATGGCGGCGATGGCGAGCGGCAGCCGCTGTCCGCGCACCTCTGCGTAAACGATCGTGCCGAGCGCGCTCAGGGCAGCAGGCACATAGCCCATCGCGACAGGCGCATTCAGGCTCGGGCCAAAACCGCCCGAGGTGACTTTTCCAATTGGCTCGCTCGCCGTCGTATCCGCAAACAGGGCCGCGCCTTCGCGCACGGGCGCGCGTCCCTCGGCCTTCAGGCCGACGCGGCGGCGCGCAGCGCCCCGGTCGAAATGGCCGAGGATTTTGTCGGCGCCGGGAAAGCCGCCGGCGCGCGCGCCGCCGGTGCGGCGGCTCTTCTGCACCGACCATTCCAGCGCAGCCTCGACCGGCGTGGTCGCGGTGTCGATGTCGTGGCCGTAGAGGCAAAGCCCGGCCTCGAGTCGCAGGCTGTCGCGCGCGCCGAGCCCGATCGGCAGCACGTCGCTGTCGGCCAGCAACGTCTTCGCCAGCCGTTCCGCATCGGCGGCGGGAACCGATATCTCAAAGCCGTCCTCGCCGGTGTAGCCGGAGCGCGAGACGAAGCAGTCAAGCCCATCAACCTTGCGCGGGCCGGCATCCATGAACTTCAGCGACGGGGTCTCTGGACACAATTTCGCCAGCACCGCTTCCGCCTTCGGGCCCTGCAGCGCGATCAGCGCGCGGTCGCCAAGCGAATCGATGATGCAGTCATCGGAGAGGTGCGCGCGCAGATGCGCCTCGTCCTCGGCCTTGCAGGCGGCGTTGACGACCAGGAACAGGTGATCGCCGAAATTGGCGACCATCAGATCGTCCAAAATCCCGCCGTCGGAATTGGTGAATTGGGCATAGCGCTGCCGTCCCTGCGGGATCGCCACAATGTCCTGCGGCACCAGCCGTTCGAGCGCCTTGGCCGCATCCTCGATCCTCCCGGATTTCGGCCGCAGCGCGATCTGGCCCATGTGGGACACATCGAACAGGCCGGCGGAAGCGCGGGTATGGAGGTGTTCTTTCAGGACACCGGCCGGGTATTGCACCGGCATTTCATAGCCCGCGAACGGCACCATCTTGCCGCCCAGGGATATGTGAAGGGCGTAGAGCGGGGTACGTCTGGGGGGATTTTGGTCGTCGCGCGCAAGCATCACAGGGGCCCTCGCGGTTCCCGAGGACGATCCCCGAGAAACCAGTCGAAGCCCCATCTGTCGCTGTGCCTGAGAGTATTATCCCGTCGGCGGACGCCTCACCGGGTCGAAACCCGAGGGCGCCTCTTTCCAGATGCTGTCAAAGCCACGCGGTCCTTTTGCCTGAGAGTTTCCGGGGCGGTTGCTCCTTCGGCGCCGGCAATAAAGCCGGTCTCTCCCGACGTGGCCGTACGATACAAATAGGACAGAACCACGCCGCCGCCAAGCCTGTCAACGCGTCGCATCATCTATCAACTACCGATTACGCTGTTGCGGCAACCCTCTGATCTCCTTGCACAGTTTCTGGACAGCGCGGCCCGCAATGTCTAAAAGCCTTCTGCCCGCAGTGATCTGCCTTAATTCCCGGCTTGGGTGGCGTGTCGCGGGTCCAAGTACACCCGATTGGATGAACATGAGCGGCGTCAACGAGATCAGGTCGACCTTTCTGAATTTCTTTGCCGAGAACGGCCACGAGATCGTGTCGTCCTCGCCATTGGTGCCGCGCAACGACCCAACGTTGATGTTCACCAATGCCGGCATGGTGCAGTTCAAGAACGTCTTCACCGGCGTGGAGAAGCGGCCCTATCAGCGCGCCACCACGTCGCAGAAATGCGTGCGCGCCGGCGGCAAGCACAACGACCTCGACAATGTCGGCTATACCGCGCGCCATCTCACCTTCTTCGAGATGCTCGGCAACTTCTCGTTCGGCGACTACTTCAAGGAGCGCGCGATCGAGCTGGCCTGGAAGCTGATCACGAAGGACTTTGGGCTCAAGAAGGACAAGCTGCTCGTCACCGTCTATCACACCGACGACGAGGCGGCCGGCCTGTGGAAGAAGATCGCGGGCTTCTCAGACGACCGCATCATCCGCATCCCGACCTCGGACAATTTCTGGGCGATGGGCGACACCGGCCCGTGCGGCCCGTGCTCGGAGATCTTCATCGATCGCGGCGAGCACATCTGGGGCGGCCCCCCGGGCAGCCCCGAGGAAGACGGCGATCGCTTCCTCGAGTTCTGGAACCTGGTGTTCATGCAGTTCGAGCAGGTGACGAAGGAGGAGCGCCAGCCGCTGCCGCGTCCCTCGATCGATACCGGCATGGGACTGGAGCGCATGGCCTGCATCCTGCAGGGCGTCGACAGCGTGTTCGAGACCGATTTGTTCCGTCAGTTGATCGATGCGACCGCGTCGGCGCTGGGGCACGGGCCGAACGAGCAGACCGTTGCCTCGTTCCGGGTCATTGCCGACCATCTGCGTTCCTCGGCCTTCCTCGTCTCTGACGGCGTGCTGCCCTCGAACGAGGGCCGTGGCTATGTGCTGCGCCGGATCATGCGCCGCGCGATGCGCCATGCGCAGCTCTTGGGCGCGAAGGAGCCGCTGATGTATCGCCTCGTCTGGGCGCTGGTGCGCGAGATGGGCCAGGCCTACCCGGAATTGGTGCGCGCGGAAAAGCTGATCGAGGAAACGCTGCGGCTGGAAGAGACCCGCTTCCGCAAGACGCTGGTCCGCGGCCTTGCCATCCTCGACGAAAAGAGCGCGTCCTTAAAGAAGGGCGACATGTTCGACGGCGACGTCGCCTTCACGCTCTACGACACCTACGGCTTCCCGCTCGATCTCACGCAGGACGCGCTCAAATCGCGCGGCATCGGCGTCGATCAGGCCTCCTTCACCGATGCGATGGAACGGCAGAAGTCCAAGGCGCGCGAGTCCTGGAAGGGTTCTGGCGAAGCGGCTTCCGAGGCGATCTGGTTCCCGCTGCGCGAGAAGCTCGGCGCCACGGAATTCCTCGGCTATGAGACAGAGAGCGCCGAAGGCGTGGTGACCGCGCTGGTGAAGGACGGCAAGGAAGTCGACAGCCTCAAGGCCGGCGAGACCGGGGCAATCCTACTGAACCAGACGCCGTTCTATGCGGAGTCCGGCGGCCAGGTCGGCGACACCGGCGTGTTGATCGGCGAGGGCGGCATCAAGTTCTGCGTGACCGACATGCAGAAGAAGCTCGGCGATCTCTTCGTTCATGTCGGCACGGTGGAACAGGGCGAGCTGAAGCTCGGCACCGCGCTTCAGCTTGAGGTGGATCATGCGCGGCGTTCGTCGATCCGTGCCCATCACTCGGCAACGCATCTGCTGCACGAGGCGCTGCGCCAGGTGCTCGGCGACCACATCGCCCAGCGCGGCTCGCTGGTCGCGCCCGACCGCCTGCGCTTCGACTTCGTGCATCCGAAGCCGATCACGCCGGAGGAGCTTGCCCGCGTCGAGGACATCGCCAACGACGTGGTGCTGGAGAACGACGAGGTCACGACCCGCATCATGGGCGTGGACGAGGCTCGCGAGGCCGGCGCCCGCGCGCTGTTCGGCGAAAAGTATGGCGATGAGGTTCGCGTCGTCTCCATGGGCAAGACGGCGCGTGAGCACGGCGCGAACGCGATGGGCTGGTCGGTCGAGCTCTGCGGCGGCACCCATGTGAAGCGCACCGGCGACATCGGCCTGATCACGCTGACCGGCGAGAGCGCTGTTGCCTCCGGCGTGCGCCGCATCGAGGCGCTCACGGGCCGTCATGCCCGCAAGCACGCCAACGACACCATGGCGCTGGCAAAGGCCGCGGCAAGCGAGCTGCGCACTTCGATCGACGACGTGCCGGCGCGCATCACCTCGCTGATGGACGAGCGCAAGAAGCTCGAGCGCGAATTGTCCGACGCGCGCAAGAAGCTCGCGATGGGCGGCGGTGCGTCGTCCGGCAACGGCGCGGCGTCCGGCGTGCGCGAGGTCGGCAACGTCAAGCTGATGGCGCGCGCGGTCGAAGGCATCGAGATGAAGGATCTCAAGAGCCTTGCGGATGACGGCAAGAAGCAGATCGGTTCGGGCGTCGTCGCCATCGTCGGCGTCACCGAGGACGGCAAGGCCGGCGTCGTGGTCGGCGTCACCGCCGACCTGACCTCGCGCTTCAACGCGGTCAATCTGGTGAAGGTCGCCTCCGAAGCGCTCGGCGGCAAAGGTGGCGGTGGCCGGCCCGACATGGCGCAGGCCGGCGGCCCCGACGGGGCCAACGCGGCCGCAGCGCTGTCGGCGATCGAAAAAGCCATGACGGCCGGCTAGGGCGGTGCGCCTCGTTCCCAGAGGACGCGGGCTCCGCGATCCCAATCTTCGGGATCGCCTCTACGAACTCTTGGAGCACGATCCGCTGGCCTATTCGGCTGGGTCGCGCTTCATCCGGTTCATCATCGTCGTCATCGTGCTCGATGTGCTGGCGATGATCCTTGCCTCGGTGCCCGATATCGACGCGCGGTACGACGGGGTGTTCACGGCGGTCGCGGTGCTGTCGGCAATCGTGTTCGCTCTGGAATATGCTGCGCGACTCTGGACGGTCGCCGGCCACACGCAGCGCAACGCATCGGCATTGTCGGACCGGCTGTCCTATGTCTTTTCCGCGCTCGGCATCATCGACCTTCTCGCATTCCTCCCCGCAGCGATCGTGCTGGCCTCGGGGCGGCACGCGACGCTGGCTGCGCTCGGTGTGCTGCCGTTCTTCAAGCTGATCCGCTATTCGCCTGCGATGCGCTCGCTGCTTGCGGCCGTCCATGCCGAGCGGCGCGCCCTGATCGGCTGCATCGTCATCCTGATCGGCGTGGTCTTGACCTTCGCCTCGCTGCTCTACGCCATCGAGCGCGACGTGCAGCCGGACAAGCTCGGGACGATCCCGCAGGCGATGTGGTGGGCGATCGTGACGCTCGGCACGGTCGGTTACGGCGACGTCGTGCCAGTCACGGCGCTCGGAAAATTCGTCTCGGTGTTCGCCATCATCTCGGGCTTTGCCATGATCGCGCTGCCGGTCGCGATCATCTCGAGTGCGTTCGCGGAGGAGGTGAGGCGGCGCGACTTCGTCGTCACTTGGGGCATGCTGGCGCGGGTGCCGCTGTTCTCGCACCTGAGCGCCTCGGAGATCGCCGACATCATGCGGTTGCTCAGGGCACGGACCATCGAGCAGGGCGAGATTCTGGTCCGGCGCGGCGATGCCGCCTCGTCGATGTATTTCATCACCGCGGGCGAGGTCGAGATCGAGCTGCCGAACCAGTGCGTCCGCCTCACCGACGGCACCTTCTTCGGCGAGATCGCGCTACTGCACAAGACCAAGCGCAGCGGCACCGTGAAGGCCACGCGGAAGACGCGACTGCTGATCCTGGACGCGCAGGATTTTCACGCGCTGATCGAACGTATGCCGACGCTGGCCGCTCACGTCCGCAAGACCGCGGAGGCGCGGCTGGGAGAAGGTGGCGATCTCGCGGCCGCGGAGCTGCAGCAGGCGGAGCGCGAAGTCGCGGACCGCTGAAACTATGTTGGATCGAGAAACGGCGCGACCACCTCGCGCGTCTCCTTGCTCGGCACGACTGGCACGATCTCGAAGCTCATGCCCATGTCGCGGTTGTTGAGCAGGATCCATTCCTGGAGCAGCCGAAGGTCGTCGCACTCCATGAGCTGGAAGCAACGGTCGAAATTGGGCTCGATCCAGCTCCCGACATATTTGAGCCCCTCGGGAAACTTGATGCCGGGGTCGCGGACGCGCCGGTAGACCGGCAGCGGGTCGCGGTCTTTGAAGCGCTCGATCACCATGAAGAGCATCGTACGATCTCCGTCAGCCGGCGCCTCAGGCTACATCGCGCGCTCAGCCCTTGCGCAGGAAAATGTAGTCGGCGGAGTAGGGCGCGCTCTTGAATTCGCCGGCCTTGTCGCAAGCACCCTCGAGCTTGCCGCCATGGGTATTGACGCGCTGGACGGTGGTGGCCGGCGTGAGCACACCACTGCCGCGGCGGGAGGCGACCTCGAGCTTCAGCCAGGGGATGTCGGCCGCCGTTGCGCCCGGCGCGTTGCCGATGGCCTTGCCGACCACGGCGCTGCCGTCGGCGTGCTCCCAATTGGGTCCGGCATAATGCCGGCCGATGGTCTTGCCGTCAGCGAGCAGGGTTGCGACTGGCTCGCGAAAGGCCCAGGCGAGCTTGCCGTCAGCGGCCGACTTGCACTCGTAAACCTGCGCGCCCTCGGCATGGACGCTGAGCACGACAGACTCGCCGGGCGCGGCAATGGCGTCGGGGAGGGTCTCCGCGGCGCCGGCCGCCCCGATCGTGGCTGTAAGCAGCAGCAGGCAGGGGACGGCGAACTTGATGGACATGATGGGTCTCCGCACAGCGTCAAAATAAAGGGCCGCGCCTCTAGGCGCGGCCCGTGATGATGTCCGACCGCAGTCGGGCGAAACTGCGGACGCCGCTTACTTCGCCAGCGCCGCGGTCAGGTTCTCCGAGACCTTGTCAAGGAAGCCGGTGGTCGACAGCCAACGCTGGTCGGCGCCGACGAGCAGCGCCAGGTCCTTGGTCATGTAGCCGGCTTCGACCGTATCGACGCAGACCTTCTCGAGCGTGTTCGCGAACGTCGCGAGCTCGGCATTGTTGTCGAGCTTGGCGCGGTGGGCGAGGCCACGGGTCCAGGCGAAGATCGACGCGATCGAGTTGGTCGAGGTCTCCTTGCCCTTCTGGTGCTCGCGGTAGTGGCGGGTCACCGTGCCGTGGGCGGCTTCGGCTTCCACCGTCTTGCCGTCGGGGGTGAGCAGCACCGAGGTCATCAGGCCGAGCGAGCCGTAGCCCTGCGCGACCGTGTCGGACTGCACGTCACCATCGTAGTTCTTACAGGCCCAGACATAGCCGCCGGACCATTTCAGCGCCGAGGCCACCATGTCGTCGATCAGGCGGTGCTCGTAGGTCAGGCCCTTGGCCTCGAATTCCTTCTTGAACTCGCGGTCGTAGATGTCCTGGAAGATGTCCTTAAAGCGGCCGTCATAGACTTTGAGGATGGTGTTCTTGGTCGAGAGATAGACCGGATAGTTGCGCATCAGGCCGTAATTGAGCGAGGCGCGGGCGAAGTCGATGATGGAGTCATCGAGGTTGTACATCTCCATCGCGACGCCGGAGCCGGGGGCCTTGAAGACTTCCTTCTCGATCACGGTGCCGTCCTCGCCGACGAACTTCATCGACAGCGTGCCCTTGCCCGGGAATTTGAAGTCGGTAGCGCGGTATTGGTCGCCATAGGCGTGACGGCCGATGATGATCGGCTTGGTCCAGCCGGGGACGAGGCGCGGCACGTTCTTGCAGATGATCGGCTCGCGGAAGATCACGCCGCCGAGGATGTTGCGGATGGTGCCGTTCGGCGACTTGTACATTTCCTTGAGGCCGAACTCCTTCACCCGGGCCTCGTCCGGGGTGATGGTGGCGCACTTGACGCCGACACCGACCTTCTTGATGGCGTTGGCGGCGTCCACGGTGACCTGATCGCCGGTCTTGTCGCGGTACTCCATCCCCAGGTCGAAATACATCAAGTTGATGTCCAGATACGGATAGATCAGCTTGTCCTTGATGTACTGCCAGATGATCCGGGTCATCTCGTCGCCATCGAGCTCGACGACGGGGTTGGTCACCTTGATTTTTGCCATGATCGGGAAAGCCCTCTTGGGAACGCGCCTGCGGCGGGAACGGAATTGATTGCCGCCTCATAGCACTGCCCAACGGCGGGCGAAAGCCAAGTGATTATGCACTTTTAGCCGATCCTGCATCCGCAGATGGGAGGCGGCCGCAAGCTCCAGCCGGCCTCGCCTTGAAGT from Bradyrhizobium arachidis carries:
- a CDS encoding cyclic nucleotide-gated ion channel, encoding MRLVPRGRGLRDPNLRDRLYELLEHDPLAYSAGSRFIRFIIVVIVLDVLAMILASVPDIDARYDGVFTAVAVLSAIVFALEYAARLWTVAGHTQRNASALSDRLSYVFSALGIIDLLAFLPAAIVLASGRHATLAALGVLPFFKLIRYSPAMRSLLAAVHAERRALIGCIVILIGVVLTFASLLYAIERDVQPDKLGTIPQAMWWAIVTLGTVGYGDVVPVTALGKFVSVFAIISGFAMIALPVAIISSAFAEEVRRRDFVVTWGMLARVPLFSHLSASEIADIMRLLRARTIEQGEILVRRGDAASSMYFITAGEVEIELPNQCVRLTDGTFFGEIALLHKTKRSGTVKATRKTRLLILDAQDFHALIERMPTLAAHVRKTAEARLGEGGDLAAAELQQAEREVADR
- the gcvH gene encoding glycine cleavage system protein GcvH, which translates into the protein MTTTLYTSDHEWLAIDDDVATVGITDYAQSQLGDVVFVELPKVGRALKKAEAAAVVESVKAASDVYAPVTGEVLEVNQAVVDEPALVNSNAADKAWFFKIKIADKSELGGLMDEAAYKAHTA
- a CDS encoding NADP-dependent isocitrate dehydrogenase, translated to MAKIKVTNPVVELDGDEMTRIIWQYIKDKLIYPYLDINLMYFDLGMEYRDKTGDQVTVDAANAIKKVGVGVKCATITPDEARVKEFGLKEMYKSPNGTIRNILGGVIFREPIICKNVPRLVPGWTKPIIIGRHAYGDQYRATDFKFPGKGTLSMKFVGEDGTVIEKEVFKAPGSGVAMEMYNLDDSIIDFARASLNYGLMRNYPVYLSTKNTILKVYDGRFKDIFQDIYDREFKKEFEAKGLTYEHRLIDDMVASALKWSGGYVWACKNYDGDVQSDTVAQGYGSLGLMTSVLLTPDGKTVEAEAAHGTVTRHYREHQKGKETSTNSIASIFAWTRGLAHRAKLDNNAELATFANTLEKVCVDTVEAGYMTKDLALLVGADQRWLSTTGFLDKVSENLTAALAK
- a CDS encoding DUF3455 domain-containing protein, whose product is MSIKFAVPCLLLLTATIGAAGAAETLPDAIAAPGESVVLSVHAEGAQVYECKSAADGKLAWAFREPVATLLADGKTIGRHYAGPNWEHADGSAVVGKAIGNAPGATAADIPWLKLEVASRRGSGVLTPATTVQRVNTHGGKLEGACDKAGEFKSAPYSADYIFLRKG
- the alaS gene encoding alanine--tRNA ligase, producing the protein MSGVNEIRSTFLNFFAENGHEIVSSSPLVPRNDPTLMFTNAGMVQFKNVFTGVEKRPYQRATTSQKCVRAGGKHNDLDNVGYTARHLTFFEMLGNFSFGDYFKERAIELAWKLITKDFGLKKDKLLVTVYHTDDEAAGLWKKIAGFSDDRIIRIPTSDNFWAMGDTGPCGPCSEIFIDRGEHIWGGPPGSPEEDGDRFLEFWNLVFMQFEQVTKEERQPLPRPSIDTGMGLERMACILQGVDSVFETDLFRQLIDATASALGHGPNEQTVASFRVIADHLRSSAFLVSDGVLPSNEGRGYVLRRIMRRAMRHAQLLGAKEPLMYRLVWALVREMGQAYPELVRAEKLIEETLRLEETRFRKTLVRGLAILDEKSASLKKGDMFDGDVAFTLYDTYGFPLDLTQDALKSRGIGVDQASFTDAMERQKSKARESWKGSGEAASEAIWFPLREKLGATEFLGYETESAEGVVTALVKDGKEVDSLKAGETGAILLNQTPFYAESGGQVGDTGVLIGEGGIKFCVTDMQKKLGDLFVHVGTVEQGELKLGTALQLEVDHARRSSIRAHHSATHLLHEALRQVLGDHIAQRGSLVAPDRLRFDFVHPKPITPEELARVEDIANDVVLENDEVTTRIMGVDEAREAGARALFGEKYGDEVRVVSMGKTAREHGANAMGWSVELCGGTHVKRTGDIGLITLTGESAVASGVRRIEALTGRHARKHANDTMALAKAAASELRTSIDDVPARITSLMDERKKLERELSDARKKLAMGGGASSGNGAASGVREVGNVKLMARAVEGIEMKDLKSLADDGKKQIGSGVVAIVGVTEDGKAGVVVGVTADLTSRFNAVNLVKVASEALGGKGGGGRPDMAQAGGPDGANAAAALSAIEKAMTAG
- a CDS encoding DUF3303 domain-containing protein; its protein translation is MLFMVIERFKDRDPLPVYRRVRDPGIKFPEGLKYVGSWIEPNFDRCFQLMECDDLRLLQEWILLNNRDMGMSFEIVPVVPSKETREVVAPFLDPT
- the gcvT gene encoding glycine cleavage system aminomethyltransferase GcvT, whose translation is MLARDDQNPPRRTPLYALHISLGGKMVPFAGYEMPVQYPAGVLKEHLHTRASAGLFDVSHMGQIALRPKSGRIEDAAKALERLVPQDIVAIPQGRQRYAQFTNSDGGILDDLMVANFGDHLFLVVNAACKAEDEAHLRAHLSDDCIIDSLGDRALIALQGPKAEAVLAKLCPETPSLKFMDAGPRKVDGLDCFVSRSGYTGEDGFEISVPAADAERLAKTLLADSDVLPIGLGARDSLRLEAGLCLYGHDIDTATTPVEAALEWSVQKSRRTGGARAGGFPGADKILGHFDRGAARRRVGLKAEGRAPVREGAALFADTTASEPIGKVTSGGFGPSLNAPVAMGYVPAALSALGTIVYAEVRGQRLPLAIAAMPFVKNTYKR